A stretch of DNA from Ferroacidibacillus organovorans:
CTCTGACGCCGCCGTTCATCGATAATGGCATGACGCACGACAGACCAACACCAAACGGTAGGAGCATACGGCGTTAACATAACAACCCACCTTCCGAACACATGTTCGATATTCAAGGATGAAAATCCTCCATGCGTTTTCAGTACTTTTAGAGTCAATATCAAGTAAGACGAAGCCATATAAAAAATTGGCGCGTTTAGATAAAATTGAATATACGGTGCAAACAAAAAATAGTTTCAAGGATAAAGAACGCGATTTTTTGTACCTTTTTCAAAATGTCCTGTTCGTAAGTAGAGGATCATAAAGCGACTGATCACCCTATAACCATGGTGATTCAACGGCCTGGCTTTACTTATGACCTTTATAACAATATCATGGTACCTTGTTATGAATAACAACCAAGTAAAATCAACCCTATGAACAAGCTATCAAGGTCATGGATAGGAGGGTATTAAGGTGTCATCCATCACCATTCGCGAAGCTGCAGACGCCCTAGACGTAAGCATTCCAACCATACGAAACTGGATTAACTCAGGACGCCTAAAAGCCTATAAAACCAATGGAAATCATGGTCTTGAGTATCGTATTGAGTTGGAAGAAATCGCACGCATCAAAGGAGAACAACCCGAAAAAACCATTGTCATTCATCAGGAACAAACCGATCCAACCTTTGAAGTGCCTTCATCATGGTTATTAGGCCAATTATCAGGGTCTATCAAGGATATCGTACGTGAGGTTATTAGGGATGAGGTTGAAATGATGAGGGTGGATATCAGGGATGAAATCCGTCAGGAGTTTGTTAAAGCAGAGGAACGTGTTGTAGAACGGGATCGAAAATTGATGGAGGTGCTTCGGGAAATCCAAAACATTCGAAAACAAGAGGCTGAATCCTTCTCCTGGTGGAATCGCTTGCGAGGAAAACGGTGACTTGTCCAATCTTCCAAAACATGCTAATGTTTTGCTAACCACATAGAACGGCAGGCAT
This window harbors:
- a CDS encoding MerR family transcriptional regulator; translation: MSSITIREAADALDVSIPTIRNWINSGRLKAYKTNGNHGLEYRIELEEIARIKGEQPEKTIVIHQEQTDPTFEVPSSWLLGQLSGSIKDIVREVIRDEVEMMRVDIRDEIRQEFVKAEERVVERDRKLMEVLREIQNIRKQEAESFSWWNRLRGKR